A stretch of the Haloplanus aerogenes genome encodes the following:
- the endA gene encoding tRNA-intron lyase gives MQGTFEGGTVRVGGDARQRFYDARGYGRPLDGNRIELAPVEAAHLLFRGDLDAVVDAEGEPLDFRAFLVATDAALAFVVYKDLRDRGFYLSPARDGWVDDPDGADFVVYPRGKGPADDAVAYRVRVAGERETIAAAALGDIVLAVVDEEGELTYLETERVGVEGEMEADEESYYDPPTDLDAALLADRAVVWEPPAALHDRGFYGQRLHGRNAESGPLQLSLVEAAYLARRGALALDEPRVVERGRAVEGERFDRRLRAYAALRAAGSVPKSGFKFGADFRTYDTFTTVSEMDHSTRLIRVVSPDHTFLPRDLSLDVRLAGGVRKRMVFALTDVNEGIDWLSVERLTP, from the coding sequence ATGCAAGGGACGTTCGAGGGCGGGACCGTCCGGGTCGGTGGCGACGCCCGCCAGCGCTTCTACGACGCCCGCGGCTACGGCCGGCCGCTCGACGGCAACCGGATCGAACTCGCGCCCGTCGAGGCCGCCCACCTCCTCTTCCGGGGTGACCTCGACGCCGTCGTCGACGCCGAGGGCGAGCCGCTGGATTTCCGCGCCTTCCTCGTCGCCACGGACGCCGCCCTCGCGTTCGTCGTCTACAAGGACCTCCGCGACCGGGGCTTCTACCTCTCGCCCGCTCGCGATGGGTGGGTCGACGACCCCGACGGCGCCGACTTCGTCGTCTACCCGCGTGGGAAGGGGCCGGCCGACGACGCGGTCGCCTACCGCGTCCGCGTCGCCGGTGAACGCGAGACCATCGCCGCCGCCGCCCTCGGAGACATCGTCCTCGCCGTCGTCGACGAGGAGGGTGAACTCACCTACTTGGAGACGGAGCGAGTGGGTGTCGAGGGCGAGATGGAGGCCGACGAGGAATCGTACTACGATCCCCCGACCGACCTCGACGCCGCGCTCCTCGCGGACCGGGCGGTGGTGTGGGAGCCGCCGGCCGCCCTCCACGATCGGGGCTTCTACGGCCAGCGACTCCACGGCCGGAACGCCGAGTCCGGCCCGCTCCAGCTATCACTCGTGGAGGCGGCGTATCTCGCCCGTCGGGGCGCGCTCGCACTCGACGAACCTCGCGTCGTCGAGCGCGGACGCGCGGTGGAGGGCGAGCGCTTCGACCGCCGCCTCCGCGCCTACGCGGCGCTCCGGGCGGCGGGTAGCGTCCCCAAGAGCGGGTTCAAGTTCGGCGCCGACTTCCGAACCTACGACACCTTCACCACCGTCTCGGAGATGGACCACTCGACCCGCCTGATCCGCGTCGTCTCGCCCGATCACACCTTCCTCCCGCGGGACCTCTCCCTGGACGTGCGGCTGGCGGGCGGGGTCCGGAAGCGAATGGTTTTTGCGCTGACCGACGTGAACGAGGGGATAGACTGGCTCTCGGTCGAGCGACTCACGCCCTAA
- a CDS encoding HAD family hydrolase, producing the protein MDAVLFDMDGVIVDTEDFWRAREREVILPAAVPDDPPEQDEIRGINYRETYDYLADNYEVVLSREEFLDLYESAAEDLYESADLMPGFEDLLADLRERGCGIAIVSSSPREWIERVVERFDLDVDVLLSTEDVDGPGKPAPDVYAIAAERVGAAPENCVAVEDSPNGVRAATRAGILTIAYGGDPEAVDLADHEAADPEALRRVLDEVMAEQ; encoded by the coding sequence ATGGACGCGGTGCTGTTCGACATGGACGGCGTGATCGTCGACACCGAGGACTTCTGGCGCGCCCGGGAGCGAGAGGTGATCCTGCCCGCGGCGGTTCCGGATGATCCCCCCGAACAGGACGAGATTCGGGGCATCAACTACCGCGAGACCTACGACTACCTCGCCGACAACTACGAGGTGGTGCTGAGCCGCGAGGAGTTTCTCGACCTCTACGAGTCGGCGGCCGAGGACCTCTACGAGTCGGCCGACCTGATGCCGGGGTTCGAGGACTTGCTCGCTGACCTGCGGGAGCGGGGCTGTGGCATCGCCATCGTCTCCTCCAGCCCACGGGAGTGGATCGAACGCGTCGTCGAGCGATTCGACCTCGACGTGGACGTGCTGTTGAGCACGGAGGACGTGGACGGCCCGGGCAAGCCGGCGCCGGACGTGTACGCCATCGCCGCGGAGCGTGTGGGTGCCGCACCCGAGAACTGCGTGGCCGTCGAGGACTCCCCGAACGGCGTCCGAGCGGCGACGCGGGCCGGGATTCTGACGATTGCCTACGGTGGTGATCCGGAGGCGGTCGATCTGGCGGATCACGAGGCGGCCGATCCCGAGGCGCTCCGGAGGGTACTCGACGAGGTGATGGCTGAACAGTAA
- a CDS encoding topoisomerase DNA-binding C4 zinc finger domain-containing protein produces the protein MADAIRAFAGDCTVETDDRTHRGRVLVLVKPDRTVLVHDADGYQPVAWLTRADSVAIQSDDGFGLTAHLDDRTLRVTADRIRRSVYPVTEAGVPVGTSLDTGGPLIRTGGAVVDLDAGTRYPLVAGATVLDERCPDCGLPNMRVDRGAAFEVCIDRACDPLDDAVRERFDRAWACPDCGSDLRIIRRRGRLLAGCDAYPDCETAFTIPAGVVVDDCSCGLPVFETATGQRCLDGTCDRQ, from the coding sequence ATGGCAGACGCCATCCGCGCTTTCGCCGGTGACTGCACCGTCGAGACGGACGACCGCACCCACCGCGGCCGGGTGCTCGTCCTCGTCAAACCCGACCGGACCGTCCTCGTCCACGACGCCGACGGCTACCAGCCCGTCGCGTGGCTCACTCGCGCCGACAGCGTCGCCATCCAGTCCGACGACGGCTTCGGCCTCACTGCCCACCTCGACGACCGCACGCTCCGCGTGACCGCCGACCGCATCCGCCGCTCCGTCTACCCCGTCACCGAGGCGGGCGTCCCCGTCGGGACCAGCCTCGACACCGGCGGACCGCTGATCCGCACCGGCGGCGCGGTGGTCGACCTCGACGCGGGCACGCGCTACCCGCTGGTCGCCGGCGCGACGGTCCTCGACGAGCGCTGTCCGGACTGCGGGCTTCCGAACATGCGCGTCGACCGCGGTGCCGCCTTCGAGGTGTGTATCGACCGCGCCTGCGACCCGCTGGACGACGCAGTGCGCGAGCGGTTCGACCGCGCGTGGGCCTGCCCGGACTGTGGATCGGACCTGCGGATCATCCGCCGACGTGGCCGCCTGCTGGCGGGCTGTGACGCCTATCCCGACTGCGAGACGGCCTTCACGATCCCCGCCGGCGTCGTCGTCGACGACTGTTCCTGTGGACTCCCCGTCTTCGAGACGGCGACGGGACAGCGGTGTCTGGACGGGACCTGTGACCGGCAGTGA
- a CDS encoding tryptophan--tRNA ligase, with amino-acid sequence MTRDDSGDADSASDDDPRDPTTVTDGGNTAAGADDVALDPWGSSTVSDYRKLFEEFGIETFDDVLDEVPNPHYLMRRGVIFGHRDYRPVARALREGEDAAVLSGFMPTGDPHIGHKLVFDEIIWHQQEGADAYALIADLEAHSARGLSWDEIDEHARDYLLSLLALGFDPEDGELYRQSTNREVQDLAFELGSNARFAEFEGIYGFDGETSVSHMQSVVTQMADILYPQLEEPKPTVIPVGPDQDPHMRLARDVAARMRYFKVTEAYASFEADAAERDHLAAAYAALEDDLDTVRCEDAADWLEAEMAPDAVRDTVIEKLRAAGKEPLRPRVRFLDRNATDEAFDALIDAVPGEKRRYDEHIDAFDMDREAAEELAREVEVDHGGYGFLPPSSIYHRFMTGLTGGKMSSSVPASHISLLDDPEDGYDKVKSATTGGRETAEKQRELGGEADECPVYELYAYLLSGDDDEFATEVYEECVGGERLCGGCKEQAAELMREFLEEHQEKRDEMAEVLDDLDIDLDSDRRGVPGSGH; translated from the coding sequence ATGACACGAGACGACTCAGGAGACGCCGATTCGGCGTCCGACGACGATCCGCGAGACCCGACGACTGTGACCGACGGTGGCAACACTGCCGCCGGCGCCGACGATGTCGCGCTCGACCCGTGGGGCTCCTCGACCGTCTCCGACTACCGCAAACTGTTCGAGGAGTTCGGCATCGAGACGTTCGACGACGTGCTCGACGAGGTGCCCAACCCACACTATCTGATGCGCCGGGGCGTCATCTTCGGCCACCGTGACTACCGCCCCGTCGCACGGGCGCTCCGCGAGGGCGAGGACGCCGCCGTCCTCTCGGGCTTCATGCCCACCGGCGACCCACACATCGGCCACAAACTCGTCTTCGACGAGATCATCTGGCACCAGCAGGAAGGCGCGGACGCCTACGCTCTCATCGCCGACTTGGAGGCCCACAGCGCCCGCGGCCTCTCGTGGGACGAAATCGACGAACACGCCCGCGACTACCTGCTCTCCTTGCTCGCGCTGGGGTTCGACCCCGAGGACGGGGAGCTGTATCGGCAGTCCACGAACCGCGAGGTGCAGGATCTCGCGTTCGAACTCGGGTCGAACGCCCGCTTCGCGGAGTTCGAGGGAATCTACGGCTTCGACGGCGAAACTTCCGTCTCCCACATGCAGTCCGTCGTCACGCAGATGGCTGACATCCTCTATCCCCAGCTCGAGGAGCCGAAGCCGACGGTCATCCCCGTCGGCCCGGATCAGGACCCACACATGCGCCTCGCGCGCGACGTGGCCGCGCGGATGCGCTACTTCAAGGTGACCGAGGCCTACGCGAGCTTCGAGGCCGACGCCGCGGAGCGCGACCACCTCGCGGCCGCCTACGCGGCACTAGAGGACGACCTCGACACCGTGCGCTGTGAGGACGCCGCCGACTGGCTGGAGGCGGAGATGGCGCCCGACGCCGTCCGCGACACGGTGATAGAGAAACTCCGCGCGGCGGGGAAGGAGCCGCTCCGTCCCCGGGTTCGCTTCCTCGACCGCAACGCCACCGACGAGGCCTTCGACGCCCTGATCGACGCCGTGCCGGGCGAGAAGCGCCGCTACGACGAACACATCGACGCGTTCGACATGGACCGCGAGGCGGCCGAGGAGTTGGCCCGCGAGGTGGAGGTCGACCACGGCGGCTACGGTTTCCTCCCGCCCTCTTCCATCTACCACCGGTTCATGACGGGGCTGACGGGTGGGAAGATGTCCTCATCCGTCCCCGCGTCTCACATCTCCCTCCTCGACGACCCCGAGGACGGCTACGACAAGGTGAAGTCCGCGACGACGGGCGGGCGCGAGACGGCGGAGAAACAGCGCGAGTTGGGCGGCGAGGCCGACGAGTGCCCCGTCTACGAACTCTACGCCTACCTCCTCTCCGGCGACGACGACGAGTTCGCCACCGAGGTGTACGAGGAGTGTGTCGGCGGCGAGCGCCTCTGTGGCGGCTGCAAAGAGCAGGCGGCGGAACTCATGCGCGAATTTCTGGAGGAACACCAGGAGAAACGCGACGAGATGGCGGAAGTGCTGGACGACCTGGATATCGACCTCGACTCGGATCGCCGAGGCGTGCCCGGTAGTGGGCACTAG